The Montipora capricornis isolate CH-2021 chromosome 3, ASM3666992v2, whole genome shotgun sequence genome window below encodes:
- the LOC138040502 gene encoding LOW QUALITY PROTEIN: uncharacterized protein (The sequence of the model RefSeq protein was modified relative to this genomic sequence to represent the inferred CDS: inserted 1 base in 1 codon), with protein sequence MATAKPHKLTTENLKKFEKQLQEQSRKRKSLQRKICPDRTEADGQSSGIQSYGSQVSVFKDNLDINNEEEETEKGNLFNKLSYSLDRSRPETFRGNPEGQSRNESLRQTPNIVKIDHAEERDRISYNSEKEKPDSVEKLSTDEDDDDDDDDDDDDDDDDDDDDDDDDDDDDDDDDDESEEESSGTEDESDDDDDSDDDDDDDDDDDATETGPPWLRETPVSVRTHYTSSLNASSSSIPTIASGAKSIAESTRTNTEGKRSVASNISSAPSYIMNVNQYRMKKLAVKKKKKXARLGAENTESEISRGSSRNDSVASRVSMRERGSTSQQSKGSYVTVRNWTRWSNYSSAGYSISEGPGTNHRFRKRKEITKLNVTAKTPRKRLMSRVLLQHAASKSQPNLRTTSKRNVTVALVPNTSSAPSVTSCQMASRLSTRSIIKAKSTACAKSVPDLNKEVVNSFFLMEGDQTISTTRLAYTRQNTSHGWTNRRKRVLKRKERPNRNESPLSSTSRMHSSIKPCSKRCSSKNEKRSVLSSALTTSSSKSDGTRRSREAPSSASSEFTKTSKKPGLEPLRKYAGYQSIHDLSSGRDSLYAPGTPVSLIRLRTPSLRSVVTEYSSYLSLAASSVKSARMSSRSSLSSTDGESTAIGPQAIDQIKEEETQLKRSLEKDTKPVTERSPSKSSSKIDNQNKRSDSGTRTSSSKTKRSPSENQEKQSDSEPEQIQLPPIRPQTRISSGTKSPHNSPTEPVVTPKDIKKKKKEKLKLPKVIQVNHPLPNFTEATRDTGIARLIKLAKPKESKAVWMTSFWPLVWGNQEPMRPISSAALSANASERLIALATPKKDFQLDHPIKCNRELYTYSCGRESMIWGAHPLASSANISTRVAQLAVPKAAAEGYKEQRLIKQSCPIILKKDGSVSVTGNFDFGDNKITNVGNGTQSTDVVNKGYIDTELSEKPNVNQVVLRHGSQDMTGNLNMSQKKIINCGPPSGQFDVTRKSYVDNQFSRCLRLDGSNKMTSNLDMNNQQIKNVKEATHNQDAITLKQVNDAIVTTSNNNNRYTDQEILKSHISTHTNGKNVFKYAMDDGDFTEDFGVQDVNLITYNDTPHKTNKKAFSLKVQKTNDGSSLFKGRFDFNLFKMIRDDFSDNYTVCIEVYFEKSGAHDSEFTSFNITFEKLNMNIDKSHTIKINTDYKYYRSILNLSPDSTSKQIQRRLYVNVQSTYDNLSPSLLPLYVVIYGIKDEAKNDLDFSIYDYDKAYEIVNNQLKMHVAINMNAQRLIGLQNANFDSDAITKGYMNSSIIPGFICGPTKFSRNECEFLIPYDSLQDQIGAIDLKFILQEKIYIDKIDRADGQNVKMDSSRKVETIFDRSSEESDATQTDSSKRPTLYKLTKDEVDELKSYYRAYHRKCWAYKQAVKRFKKLKLLGNSLSVVLASGGLASSIGTGGISLVAISTGALLIQGWMQQQNLDLKIQNSTYAHQSYQHLLNTIKDMLRSGDFQESIYFTMSNVDDIINDLSPIVDRFYSKYDEKFTL encoded by the exons ATGGCCACTGCAAAACCTCATAAGCTCACGACTGAAAACCTTAAAAAGTTTGAAAAGCAACTGCAAGAACAGAGCAGGAAACGAAAGTCCTTGCAAAGGAAGATATGTCCTGATAGAACTGAGGCGGATGGCCAAAGCTCAGGAATACAGTCTTACGGCTCACAAGTTAGTGTATTTAAGGACAATCTAGATATAAACAACGAGGAAGAGGAAACTGAaaagggaaatcttttcaaCAAACTTTCCTATTCACTGGATCGATCACGCCCAGAAACGTTCCGAGGAAATCCGGAAGGACAAAGTCGAAATGAAAGCCTGCGTCAAACACCGAACATTGTAAAAATTGACCATGCGGAGGAACGTGACCGCATTAGCTACAATAGTGAAAAGGAAAAACCCGATAGTGTGGAAAAATTAAGTactgatgaagatgatgatgatgatgatgatgatgatgatgatgatgatgacgatgacgatgacgatgacgatgacgatgacgatgacgatgacgatgacgacgatgacgaaaGTGAGGAAGAAAGCTCTGGGACTGAAGATGAAagtgacgacgacgatgacagtgatgatgacgatgatgatgatgatgatgatgatgccacAGAAACAGGTCCACCATGGTTACGAGAAACTCCTGTTAGCGTCCGAACACATTACACAAGCAGTTTAAATGCAAGCAGCAGTAGTATCCCTACAATTGCCTCAGGGGCAAAGAGCATAGCAGAGTCCACAAGAACAAACACTGAGGGAAAAAGAAGCGTTGCGTCCAACATAAGCTCTGCTCCATCTTACATCATGAACGTGAATCAGTACCGCATGAAGAAACTGGCggtcaaaaagaaaaaga tagcTAGGCTTGGTGCAGAGAACACAGAATCGGAAATATCTCGGGGGTCAAGCCGTAATGACTCGGTAGCGAGTAGAGTTAGCATGCGTGAAAGAGGTTCAACGAGTCAGCAAAGTAAAGGTTCTTACGTGACCGTTAGGAACTGGACACGGTGGAGCAACTACAGTTCAGCAGGTTACAGCATCAGTGAAGGTCCTGGTACAAATCACAGGTTTAGAAAACGCAAAGAAATAACCAAGTTGAATGTGACAGCAAAGACTCCCAGGAAAAGATTGATGTCTCGCGTTTTGTTACAGCACGCTGCAAGCAAATCTCAGCCCAATCTTCGAACAACTAGTAAGCGTAATGTCACAGTTGCACTAGTCCCTAATACCTCTTCGGCGCCATCAGTAACTAGCTGTCAAATGGCTTCGCGACTGAGTACTCGATCAATAATAAAAGCGAAATCTACAGCCTGTGCAAAATCCGTTCCTGATCTAAATAAGGAAGTTGTAAATTCATTTTTTCTTATGGAAGGAGACCAAACTATTTCTACCACCAGGTTAGCTTACACAAGACAAAACACATCCCACGGCTGGACAAACCGTCGCAAGCGAGTTCTTAAACGTAAAGAGCGCCCAAATAGGAATGAAAGTCCTCTCAGCTCTACTTCGAGGATGCACTCAAGCATCAAGCCTTGCAGCAAAAGATGTTCttctaaaaatgaaaaacgttCTGTTTTGTCAAGTGCATTAACTACGTCTTCCTCTAAGTCAGATGGAACACGTCGAAGTAGGGAGGCTCCTTCCAGCGCCTCTAGTGAATTTACTAAAACTTCGAAAAAGCCTGGGCTGGAACCTCTCAGGAAATATGCTGGTTACCAAAGCATCCACGACCTCTCATCAGGTCGAGACTCTTTGTATGCACCCGGTACACCTGTAAGTTTGATTCGTCTGCGAACTCCAAGCCTGCGCTCAGTCGTAACAGAATACAGCAGTTACTTGAGCTTGGCAGCCTCCAGTGTTAAATCAGCACGAATGAGTTCCAGATCAAGTCTATCAAGCACAG ATGGAGAAAGTACCGCAATTGGACCACAAGCCATTGATcaaataaaagaagaagaaacacaGCTAAAAAGATCACTTGAGAAAGACACCAAACCAGTTACAGAAAGATCACCATCAAAATCTTCATCTAAAATCGACAATCAAAACAAACGAAGTGATTCAGGAACAAGGACATCCTCGTCAAAAACCAAGAGAAGTCCCTCTGAGAATCAGGAGAAACAAAGCGACTCAGAACCCGAGCAAATCCAACTACCACCCATCAGACCACAAACGCGTATCAGCAGTGGTACAAAATCCCCTCATAATTCACCTACGGAGCCGGTTGTAACACCAAAAG atatcaagaaaaagaaaaaggagaaattgAAGTTACCAAAGG TCATTCAAGTAAATCATCCGCTTCCTAACTTTACAGAAGCTACGCGAGATACCGGGAT CGCTCGCTTGATTAAATTAGCAAAGCCTAAAGAATCGAAAGCAGTGTGGATGACGAGCTTTTG GCCGCTTGTGTGGggaaaccaggagcccatgagacCCATATCAAGTGCTGCACTGTCGGCCAATGCGTCGGAGAGATTAATAGCCTTAGCAACGCCAAaaaaggatttccaacttgATCACCCAATCAAGTGCAACAG AGAACTGTACACTTACAGCTGTGGTCGCGAGTCTATGATTTGGGGCGCACATCCATTGGCTTCAAGTGCGAATATATCTACCAGGGTGGCTCAACTTGCAGTACCTAAGGCAGCAGCGGAAGGCTACAAGGAACAAAG GCTGATAAAACAGAGCTGtccaattattttaaaaaaagatgggTCAGTATCTGTGACTGGAAATTTTGATTTTGGTGACAATAAAATTACAAATGTAGGTAACGGTACACAATCGACTGATGTTGTTAATAAAGGTTACATTGATACTGAATTGTCAGAAAAACCAAATGTTAATCAAGTTGTTTTGCGACATGGTTCACAAGATATGACTGGAAATTTAAATATGTCTCAAAAAAAGATCATCAATTGTGGTCCTCCAAGCGGTCAATTTGATGTCACAAGAAAAAGTTATGTTGATAATCAATTTTCAAGATGTTTAAGATTGGATGGAAGCAATAAGATGACTTCAAATCTGGATATGAAcaatcaacaaataaaaaacgTCAAAGAGGCAACGCATAATCAAGATGCTATAACTTTGAAACAAGTAAATGATGCTATTGTAACCACAAGTAACAACAATAACAGATACACAGACCAAGAAATATTGAAGTCACATATAAGCACACATACAAACGGtaaaaatgtgtttaaatatGCGATGGATGATGGCGACTTCACAGAAGATTTTGGCGTCCAAGATGTTAATTTAATCACCTATAATGACACACcacataaaacaaacaaaaaagcattttcattaaaggttcaaaaaacaaatgatgGATCCAGTCTGTTTAAAGGAAGGTTTGATTTCAATCTATTTAAAATGATAAGAGATGATTTTAGTGATAATTATACAGTTTGTATTGAAGTCTATTTCGAAAAGAGTGGAGCACATGATTCAGAATTTACTTCTTTTAATATAACATTTGAAAAACTGAATATGAACATTGATAAATCAcacacaataaaaataaacactgatTATAAATATTATCGTAGTATATTAAATCTGAGCCCCGACAGTACTTCTAAACAAATCCAAAGAAGGTTGTATGTAAACGTTCAAAGTACTTATGATAATTTATCACCAAGTCTACTGCCTTTATACGTTGTTATTTATGGCATCAAGGATGAAGCAAAAAACGATCTTGACTTTAGTATATACGATTACGATAAAGCATATGAAATTGTAAACAATCAACTTAAGATGCATGTAGCAATTAATATGAATGCACAACGATTAATTGGAttacaaaatgcaaattttgattCTGATGCTATAACAAAAGGATATATGAATTCGTCTATAATTCCAGGATTTATTTGTGGACCAACAAAATTTAGCCGAAATGAATGTGAATTTCTGATTCCATATGACAGCTTACAAGATCAAATAGGAGCTATCGATCTAAAATTTATTcttcaagaaaaaatatatattgacaag ATAGATAGAGCAGATGGTCAAAATGTAAAGATGGATTCAAGCAGAAAAGTTGAAACAATATTTGATAGAAGCAGTGAAGAAAGTGATGCCACACAAACTGATTCATCTAAAAGACCCACCTTAT ACAAATTAACAAAAGATGAAGTAGATGAACTCAAATCATACTATCGTGCGTATCACCGAAAGTGCTGGGCATACAAGCAAGCTGTCAAGcgatttaaaaaattaaaattactaGGAAATTCTTTATCTGTGGTCCTAGCATCAGGAGGCTTAGCTTCTTCTATAGGGACAGGTGGTATCAGTTTGGTTGCTATAAGCACTGGAGCTTTACTCATCCAAGGTTGGATGCAACAACAAAATCTCGATTTAAAAATCCAAAATAGCACATATGCACATCAAAGCTACCAGCATCTTCTCAATACGATAAAAGACATGCTTAGAAGTGGTGATTTTCAAGAATCAATCTACTTCACAATGAGTAACGTCGATGATATCATTAACGATCTCAGTCCCATCGTGGATAGATTCTAttcaaaatatgatgaaaaattCACTCTTTAA